A single region of the Ziziphus jujuba cultivar Dongzao chromosome 10, ASM3175591v1 genome encodes:
- the LOC107410734 gene encoding probable magnesium transporter NIPA4 yields the protein MAGFSRENIKGVALALLSSLFIGASFIIKKKGLRRAAAASGVRAGVGGYSYLLEPLWWLGMITMIVGEAANFIAYAFAPAVLVTPLGALSIIISAVLAHFILKEKLHNLGILGCVMCISGSVIIIIHAPQEHPITSVLEIWNMATQPAFLLYVGSVIVLVFILVFHFSPQCGHTNVLVYTGICSLMGSLSVMSVKALGTSLKLTFEGKNQLIYPETWFFMLVVATCVITQMNYLNKALDTFNTAVVSPIYYVMFTTLTILASVIMFKDWDDQSGGNIISEICGFIVVLSGTILLHTTRELERSSSFRGGASSYLPVSPSLSARLCSGNGESFKHNEENDPPTEDICLRIQES from the exons ATGGCTGGTTTCTCTAGAGAGAATATCAAAGGCGTTGCTTTAGCTTTGTTGTCTAGTTTGTTCATTGGGGCAAGttttatcataaaaaagaaaGGTCTTAGAAGAGCAGCAGCTGCTTCTGGGGTCAGAGCTG GTGTTGGTGGGTATTCTTACCTCCTGGAACCTCTATGGTGGCTTGGCATGATCACAA TGATTGTTGGAGAGGCTGCAAACTTCATTGCATATGCATTTGCTCCAGCAGTTCTTGTTACCCCTCTTGGTGCATTAAGTATAATCATCAG TGCTGTGCTGGCTCACTTCATCTTGAAGGAGAAATTACACAATCTTGGGATATTGGGATGTGTGATGTGTATTTCTGGTTCGGTAATAATTATTATCCACGCACCACAAGAGCATCCAATCACTTCTGTGCTTGAGATATGGAATATGGCAACTCAGCCAG CGTTTTTGCTTTATGTGGGATCAGTAATCGTCTTAGTTTTCATTCTGGTCTTCCATTTCTCACCACAATGTGGGCACACAAATGTGCTGGTTTACACTGGCATTTGTTCTCTGATGGGTTCTCTCTCG GTGATGAGTGTTAAAGCCCTTGGAACTTCTCTCAAATTAACTTTTGAGGGAAAGAACCAGTTAATCTATCCAGAAACATGGTTTTTTATGTTGGTTGTGGCGACATGTGTCATCACTCAAATGAATTATCTCAACAAG GCACTTGACACATTCAACACTGCAGTAGTGTCTCCtatttattatgttatgttTACGACACTCACAATCCTTGCCAGTGTCATAATGTTCAAG GATTGGGATGATCAAAGTGGTGGAAACATCATATCAGAAATATGTGGCTTTATTGTTGTGCTCTCTGGGACCATCTTGTTGCACACAAcaagagagcttgagagaagctCGTCTTTTAGAG gtGGCGCTAGTAGCTATTTGCCGGTCTCCCCTTCATTATCTGCGCGACTTTGTAGTGGAAATGGGGAATCGTTTAAGCACAATGAGGAAAATGATCCTCCTACTGAGGATATTTGCTTAAGAATACAGGAGTCCTAG
- the LOC107410736 gene encoding uncharacterized protein LOC107410736 isoform X2: MILTSALYTYLRLLSDHCRLFDNKRLDAIRQLEIKFCVRVLKEQFHLCLRIGRDLIRLLQDLVHVPEFRALWKDLVFNPNEFRTPEFSDISQLYCKRTSSRYFLLRITPEMEAQLRFLLTHVKLGNQKRHQAWFAKKFLCVPERETLITDIVRFICCCHHPPNEIIQSEVIPRWAVLGWLLKSCTKNFIEAKVKLALFYDWLFFDEKIDNIMNIEPAMLLMVHSMSRYIDVTHTLLEFLFLLVDNYDVERKDLLVKGVSSSFNILVQRGVIPSLDVVISCDALSPFLKERLGNFLSGFKVEISKELHPLHLPHQFATPLSLQTLSCIETLKPSQNGQQPTCTMVGGSAKKSFDASSLISDGLDASCSPLVVTAENPFDALENAVQRFGEAVKKSTTIGLKALKELLLLVNVEDQTVTRGSTFPDVLSSKIAEVYESSGYKLFAPLESHDNQDYDDEIESPTSVVIRYFMYAQHERMQEMLLFWSRNGSPVGARLLLYASRLAYEAEMAGCTLDETVAGKSINRSDSSMLLLAFHADEYHTFLNNRREDSHENIQLCSKMDKKLISKLVVGAFAAYRCFLVHLRNISLKDSDISLTKLLFSDFLLCCGWESKRLKNLVCSVFSHLSDLSAGDENFIRLLVNKLDNNALIDMHFQLGLKRFSMFGEGTETISNLIKNSFTWDCLEQHKFWGLIRSELAVSNVQVEKVVLDFFSSSELDANASSTAVGGLLTLCTCRAPTPELVGAVMLLPNNAFQDFAATVLSTWVVSYRSMLFDSLAEFAEKLGKTGEVVMSSSGGIMINHSAILWLLDYFNAQGMDSADILSNFSVHLHAKKQSSSCD, encoded by the coding sequence ATGATTTTGACAAGTGCGTTGTATACTTATCTTAGGTTGTTATCTGATCACTGTCGATTATTTGATAACAAAAGATTAGATGCAATAAGGCAATTGGAGATTAAGTTTTGTGTGAGAGTTTTAAAGGAGCAGTTTCATTTGTGTTTGAGGATTGGGAGGGATCTAATTCGGCTTCTACAAGATTTGGTTCATGTACCTGAATTCAGAGCACTGTGGAAGGATTTGGTATTCAACCCAAATGAGTTTAGGACTCCAGAATTTTCAGATATTTCACAACTTTATTGCAAAAGGACGTCAAGCAGGTATTTTTTACTTCGGATTACTCCTGAAATGGAGGCCCAATTAAGGTTTTTACTTACACATGTGAAGTTGGGAAACCAGAAGCGCCACCAGGCATGGTTTGCTAAGAAGTTTCTTTGTGTGCCAGAAAGAGAGACCCTCATAACGGACATTGTTCGGTTTATATGCTGTTGTCACCACCCACCTAATGAAATCATTCAATCAGAAGTTATTCCAAGATGGGCTGTTTTAGGTTGGTTACTGAAGTCTTGTACAAAGAATTTTATTGAAGCCAAGGTAAAGCTTGCTCTTTTCTATGATTGgcttttttttgatgaaaaaatagataatatcATGAACATTGAGCCTGCAATGCTATTGATGGTACACTCTATGTCCAGATACATTGACGTGACTCATACTCTTCTTGAGTTTTTGTTCCTGCTTGTGGACAACTATGATGTGGAACGAAAAGATCTCTTAGTTAAAGGTGTATCATCATCATTTAATATACTGGTTCAGAGGGGAGTGATTCCCTCACTGGATGTCGTGATCTCGTGTGATGCACTTTCCCCTTTTCTAAAAGAGAGGCTTGGCAACTTTTTATCTGGTTTTAAGGTGGAAATCTCTAAGGAATTGCATCCATTGCATCTTCCTCATCAGTTTGCGACACCTTTGAGTTTGCAAACTCTTTCTTGTATAGAAACTTTAAAACCATCACAAAATGGGCAACAACCTACATGCACCATGGTTGGTGGATCTGCTAAGAAATCTTTTGATGCTTCTAGTTTGATATCAGATGGCTTGGATGCTTCCTGTAGTCCATTAGTTGTAACTGCTGAAAATCCATTTGATGCTTTAGAGAATGCGGTTCAACGTTTTGGAGAAGCAGTTAAGAAATCAACCACAATAGGTCTTAAGGCTTTGAAGGAACTATTACTGTTAGTGAATGTTGAAGACCAAACAGTAACAAGGGGTTCAACTTTTCCTGATGTTTTATCATCTAAAATAGCTGAGGTATATGAATCAAGTGGATACAAACTGTTTGCTCCTCTTGAATCTCATGATAATCAAGATTATGATGATGAAATAGAGTCTCCCACATCTGTAGTAATTCGATATTTCATGTATGCTCAGCATGAGAGGATGCAAGAAATGCTGTTATTCTGGTCAAGGAATGGTTCTCCTGTTGGAGCACGGTTATTATTGTATGCATCAAGGCTAGCTTATGAGGCAGAGATGGCTGGTTGTACTCTAGATGAAACAGTTGCTGGTAAATCCATTAATAGAAGTGATTCATCCATGCTTTTGTTAGCTTTTCATGCTGATGAGTATCACACTTTTCTAAATAACAGAAGAGAAGACTCCCATGAAAATATTCAGTTGTGCTCTAAAAtggacaaaaaattaatttcaaaattggtAGTTGGTGCCTTTGCTGCTTACAGATGTTTCCTTGTGCATTTAAGAAATATCTCATTAAAAGATTCAGATATATCTCTCACAAAACTCCTGTTTTCTGACTTCTTGTTGTGTTGTGGGTGGGAAAGTAAAAGATTGAAAAACTTGGTCTGCAGTGTCTTTTCTCATCTTTCTGATTTATCTGCTGGGGATGAAAACTTCATTAGGCTACTTGTGAATAAGTTGGATAACAATGCTCTTATAGATATGCATTTTCAGTTGGGCTTAAAGAGATTCTCCATGTTTGGTGAGGGCACTGAAACCATTTCCAACCTAATTAAGAACTCTTTTACTTGGGACTGTTTGGAACAACATAAATTCTGGGGCTTGATTAGATCAGAGCTTGCAGTTTCCAATGTTCAAGTGGAGAAAGTAGttttggattttttctcctCAAGTGAATTAGATGCAAATGCAAGTTCCACTGCAGTAGGAGGCCTTCTGACACTTTGTACTTGTCGTGCACCAACGCCAGAGCTTGTTGGGGCAGTCATGTTATTGCCTAATAATGCATTCCAAGATTTTGCAGCTACTGTTCTCTCTACTTGGGTTGTCTCTTATAGGTCGATGTTATTTGATAGCTTGGCTGAATTTGCAGAGAAACTTGGCAAGACTGGAGAAGTTGTAATGTCTAGTTCGGGTGGAATTATGATTAACCATTCTGCCATATTGTGGTTATTGGATTATTTCAATGCACAGGGAATGGATAGTGCAGATATTTTGAGTAACTTTTCCGTTCATCTCCATGCAAAAAAGCAAAGCAGCAGCTGTGATTGA
- the LOC107410695 gene encoding ubiquitin-like protein 5, producing the protein MIEVVLNDRLGKKVRVKCNDDDTIGDLKKLVAAQTGTRADKIRIQKWYNIYKDHITLKDYEIHDGMGLELYYN; encoded by the coding sequence atGATAGAGGTGGTGCTGAACGATCGTCTGGGGAAGAAGGTGAGGGTGAAGTGCAACGACGACGACACCATCGGAGACCTGAAGAAGCTGGTGGCGGCTCAGACCGGCACCAGAGCCGATAAGATCCGAATTCAGAAGTGGTACAACATCTACAAGGACCATATTACCCTCAAGGACTACGAGATCCACGATGGCATGGGTCTCGAGCTCTACTACAACTga
- the LOC107410694 gene encoding mitochondrial fission 1 protein A, whose protein sequence is MEAKVGKFFESVGNFFSGGEKIPWCDRDVIVGCEREVAEAQNGSSDELLKECIMRLSWALVHSRFPEDVQRGIAMLEASVANSDTSPLQLREKLYLLAVGYYRSGDYTRSRELVEQCLMIAPDWRQAQTLKATLEDRIKRDGVIGIGIAATAVGLIAGGIAAAVARKK, encoded by the exons ATGGAAGCCAAGGTTGGGAAATTTTTCGAGTCGGTGGGCAACTTCTTCTCCGGCGGCGAGAAAATCCCTTGGTGTGACCGTGACGTAATTGtt GGTTGTGAAAGAGAGGTTGCAGAGGCTCAAAATGGCTCCTCTGATGAGTTGCTGAAAGAGTGTATCATGCGTTTGTCATGGGCTCTTGTTCACTCCAGATTTCCTGAAGATGTTCAACGTGGGATAGCAATGCTTGAAG CTTCTGTGGCCAACAGTGATACCAGCCCGTTGCAGTTAAGAGAAAAGCTTTATCTTCTGGCAGTTGGTTATTACAGAAGCGGAGACTATACAAGGAGCAGGGAACTTGTTGAACAGTGTTTGATG ATTGCTCCTGATTGGAGGCAGGCACAAACCCTTAAAGCAACTCTTGAAGACCGGATCAAAAGAG ATGGTGTTATTGGAATTGGCATTGCTGCTACTGCTGTGGGACTGATAGCTGGTGGGATTGCTGCAGCGGTGGCTCGGAAGAAGTAA
- the LOC107410736 gene encoding uncharacterized protein LOC107410736 isoform X1, with amino-acid sequence MASKLIQTSPYEAKNQTELSLRQAFEFLEPRLRPPFPLTIPNPQEYLQLNQAILYGVLVEPHFAKTHIKHLHAIVRDGYSSFVNFIIKVVKELYIKLIDTVKIQLIWVTKEMIDVSAIGVNDLLVFLLRQIIAGDFSDDNLWLCFEVVSIFLAKWDCLLEIEPMILTSALYTYLRLLSDHCRLFDNKRLDAIRQLEIKFCVRVLKEQFHLCLRIGRDLIRLLQDLVHVPEFRALWKDLVFNPNEFRTPEFSDISQLYCKRTSSRYFLLRITPEMEAQLRFLLTHVKLGNQKRHQAWFAKKFLCVPERETLITDIVRFICCCHHPPNEIIQSEVIPRWAVLGWLLKSCTKNFIEAKVKLALFYDWLFFDEKIDNIMNIEPAMLLMVHSMSRYIDVTHTLLEFLFLLVDNYDVERKDLLVKGVSSSFNILVQRGVIPSLDVVISCDALSPFLKERLGNFLSGFKVEISKELHPLHLPHQFATPLSLQTLSCIETLKPSQNGQQPTCTMVGGSAKKSFDASSLISDGLDASCSPLVVTAENPFDALENAVQRFGEAVKKSTTIGLKALKELLLLVNVEDQTVTRGSTFPDVLSSKIAEVYESSGYKLFAPLESHDNQDYDDEIESPTSVVIRYFMYAQHERMQEMLLFWSRNGSPVGARLLLYASRLAYEAEMAGCTLDETVAGKSINRSDSSMLLLAFHADEYHTFLNNRREDSHENIQLCSKMDKKLISKLVVGAFAAYRCFLVHLRNISLKDSDISLTKLLFSDFLLCCGWESKRLKNLVCSVFSHLSDLSAGDENFIRLLVNKLDNNALIDMHFQLGLKRFSMFGEGTETISNLIKNSFTWDCLEQHKFWGLIRSELAVSNVQVEKVVLDFFSSSELDANASSTAVGGLLTLCTCRAPTPELVGAVMLLPNNAFQDFAATVLSTWVVSYRSMLFDSLAEFAEKLGKTGEVVMSSSGGIMINHSAILWLLDYFNAQGMDSADILSNFSVHLHAKKQSSSCD; translated from the coding sequence ATGGCTTCGAAATTAATCCAAACTTCTCCCTATGAGGCCAAAAACCAAACAGAACTTTCGCTGCGACAGGCatttgagtttcttgaaccaagATTAAGACCTCCGTTTCCATTAACAATTCCAAACCCACAAGAATACTTGCAGCTCAACCAGGCCATCCTTTATGGTGTTTTGGTTGAACCCCATTTTGCCAAAACCCATATTAAGCACTTGCATGCCATTGTCAGGGATGGATATTCctcttttgttaattttattataaaggtTGTAAAGGAATTGTACATAAAACTTATTGATACAGTGAAAATTCAGTTGATTTGGGTTACTAAGGAAATGATTGATGTTTCTGCTATAGGTGTTAATGATTTATTGGTATTTCTATTGAGGCAAATTATTGCTGGAGACTTTAGTGATGACAATCTATGGTTGTGTTTTGAGGTAGTGAGcatttttttggcaaaatggGATTGTCTATTGGAAATAGAACCGATGATTTTGACAAGTGCGTTGTATACTTATCTTAGGTTGTTATCTGATCACTGTCGATTATTTGATAACAAAAGATTAGATGCAATAAGGCAATTGGAGATTAAGTTTTGTGTGAGAGTTTTAAAGGAGCAGTTTCATTTGTGTTTGAGGATTGGGAGGGATCTAATTCGGCTTCTACAAGATTTGGTTCATGTACCTGAATTCAGAGCACTGTGGAAGGATTTGGTATTCAACCCAAATGAGTTTAGGACTCCAGAATTTTCAGATATTTCACAACTTTATTGCAAAAGGACGTCAAGCAGGTATTTTTTACTTCGGATTACTCCTGAAATGGAGGCCCAATTAAGGTTTTTACTTACACATGTGAAGTTGGGAAACCAGAAGCGCCACCAGGCATGGTTTGCTAAGAAGTTTCTTTGTGTGCCAGAAAGAGAGACCCTCATAACGGACATTGTTCGGTTTATATGCTGTTGTCACCACCCACCTAATGAAATCATTCAATCAGAAGTTATTCCAAGATGGGCTGTTTTAGGTTGGTTACTGAAGTCTTGTACAAAGAATTTTATTGAAGCCAAGGTAAAGCTTGCTCTTTTCTATGATTGgcttttttttgatgaaaaaatagataatatcATGAACATTGAGCCTGCAATGCTATTGATGGTACACTCTATGTCCAGATACATTGACGTGACTCATACTCTTCTTGAGTTTTTGTTCCTGCTTGTGGACAACTATGATGTGGAACGAAAAGATCTCTTAGTTAAAGGTGTATCATCATCATTTAATATACTGGTTCAGAGGGGAGTGATTCCCTCACTGGATGTCGTGATCTCGTGTGATGCACTTTCCCCTTTTCTAAAAGAGAGGCTTGGCAACTTTTTATCTGGTTTTAAGGTGGAAATCTCTAAGGAATTGCATCCATTGCATCTTCCTCATCAGTTTGCGACACCTTTGAGTTTGCAAACTCTTTCTTGTATAGAAACTTTAAAACCATCACAAAATGGGCAACAACCTACATGCACCATGGTTGGTGGATCTGCTAAGAAATCTTTTGATGCTTCTAGTTTGATATCAGATGGCTTGGATGCTTCCTGTAGTCCATTAGTTGTAACTGCTGAAAATCCATTTGATGCTTTAGAGAATGCGGTTCAACGTTTTGGAGAAGCAGTTAAGAAATCAACCACAATAGGTCTTAAGGCTTTGAAGGAACTATTACTGTTAGTGAATGTTGAAGACCAAACAGTAACAAGGGGTTCAACTTTTCCTGATGTTTTATCATCTAAAATAGCTGAGGTATATGAATCAAGTGGATACAAACTGTTTGCTCCTCTTGAATCTCATGATAATCAAGATTATGATGATGAAATAGAGTCTCCCACATCTGTAGTAATTCGATATTTCATGTATGCTCAGCATGAGAGGATGCAAGAAATGCTGTTATTCTGGTCAAGGAATGGTTCTCCTGTTGGAGCACGGTTATTATTGTATGCATCAAGGCTAGCTTATGAGGCAGAGATGGCTGGTTGTACTCTAGATGAAACAGTTGCTGGTAAATCCATTAATAGAAGTGATTCATCCATGCTTTTGTTAGCTTTTCATGCTGATGAGTATCACACTTTTCTAAATAACAGAAGAGAAGACTCCCATGAAAATATTCAGTTGTGCTCTAAAAtggacaaaaaattaatttcaaaattggtAGTTGGTGCCTTTGCTGCTTACAGATGTTTCCTTGTGCATTTAAGAAATATCTCATTAAAAGATTCAGATATATCTCTCACAAAACTCCTGTTTTCTGACTTCTTGTTGTGTTGTGGGTGGGAAAGTAAAAGATTGAAAAACTTGGTCTGCAGTGTCTTTTCTCATCTTTCTGATTTATCTGCTGGGGATGAAAACTTCATTAGGCTACTTGTGAATAAGTTGGATAACAATGCTCTTATAGATATGCATTTTCAGTTGGGCTTAAAGAGATTCTCCATGTTTGGTGAGGGCACTGAAACCATTTCCAACCTAATTAAGAACTCTTTTACTTGGGACTGTTTGGAACAACATAAATTCTGGGGCTTGATTAGATCAGAGCTTGCAGTTTCCAATGTTCAAGTGGAGAAAGTAGttttggattttttctcctCAAGTGAATTAGATGCAAATGCAAGTTCCACTGCAGTAGGAGGCCTTCTGACACTTTGTACTTGTCGTGCACCAACGCCAGAGCTTGTTGGGGCAGTCATGTTATTGCCTAATAATGCATTCCAAGATTTTGCAGCTACTGTTCTCTCTACTTGGGTTGTCTCTTATAGGTCGATGTTATTTGATAGCTTGGCTGAATTTGCAGAGAAACTTGGCAAGACTGGAGAAGTTGTAATGTCTAGTTCGGGTGGAATTATGATTAACCATTCTGCCATATTGTGGTTATTGGATTATTTCAATGCACAGGGAATGGATAGTGCAGATATTTTGAGTAACTTTTCCGTTCATCTCCATGCAAAAAAGCAAAGCAGCAGCTGTGATTGA